Genomic segment of Pongo pygmaeus isolate AG05252 chromosome 1, NHGRI_mPonPyg2-v2.0_pri, whole genome shotgun sequence:
TGTGGACCCTTAGAAACGTTCAAATTAAATATGATGGGAAGAAACGCCAGCTCCACGTTCATCGTAATGTGTGAGTGAATTTCTTCAAAgttaagtttcatttttaaaaaactgaatgctCTAGTTTAAACACAATCTCAAATACTAAATCTAGATGGTGAAAGTGGATCGTAGAGAGTTTATTTAGGAACAAAATTTGTTAAATATTGAAGTGTTTGAATCATACTCTGAGGTGGGAAAGGAGCATCTTTGATGCTGATCGGCAGTGATGTGTCCTTCAGAGCCGGGAAGGAAAAGTTTGTTCTCTGTTACCCACAGTTGGCAATAACTGCTTTCTAGGCCAAAATTCCAAAATCTTCCAAAAATTaagcaagtttctttttttctcttccccttctccttcttctaaGGAAATGAGGGCCTGAAAGTGAATGATTATATTTAAACTCATGTCAGTTTAGAGactctatttatttgtattttaaatccaGTGGGAAAATCTAAGATTAAATCCAGTTAAAGCATTTTCTTTCGTTTAGAAACATGATATATCTGCACCCTGTTGTGTTTTtgaattgtgatttttaaaaatgaaaagtgaacTATGTTTGCCAGAAAATGCATGACTTCTTGgatgtatacattatatactttcaggaaaaaaatgcaagagaGGAATATGTCTGGAGAAAAAAGAACtgagaaaagttaaacaaaagtccagctctgaaaaaaattttttcattaaGTTTGCAATTTGGTCTTCAAGTCTATTTTGTGAATCTTCAGGCCACTACTAACATAGCAGCCTTGATAAAAGTCAAGGTCGTGTTTTCCCCTTACCATCATTGCTCCTGGAAGCTGATCTAACACCCACTCAGAGAACTCTTCTATATTGACCTTTTCTTAAGAAAATATGATCTGAGACATTCACAAAGTGGGGCCTACTGGGTTCCCTTTTGCTTCGCTTTAGAGTTGTCACAAAACACGCACTCCCCTGTCCCCAACACTtccacttttctctctccttttcttttcagatttcatttttttttttttgtagggtcATATCTCCATCGTCTCCCCTGCCAATGCTGTGAATTATTCCAAGCAAAAAAAACCCTGTCGAACCGCCCAACACAAGCTGTGCGATCAGCCTTTTGAGCTCTTGAGTCATTTTAGGCGtcggaacaaaacaaaaacaggcttaaatgaattatttatcaAGGTCGAGAATAATTGATTTGTGCAGTGCCGTCAGTCCtggattttaaatttgttttctccccctccccacttcccacccTGAATACGCAGCGAGGGGAGTTCGAGTTGGAACCCCCCAGGGCTAGGAGAAAACGCACCACATTCGGGAAGTTGGTGGATGATGATGTTGGAATGGGAAGAACCCTAATCGATATTTGAAGAAAGAAGAGTAGGTAGGGTCCCCCTGCAGTCTCGGGCAGCCATAGGGCCCTTCCCGTCCTCCCCACAGCGGTCAACTGTGACAGAGGCGCGGGATATTTAGGCTGCGAAGCTGTGCAGCGCCGGGCCCTGAGGCCTCGGATAAGCCACCTCCGCAAGTCTACCGTCTGTGGTTCGGTAACCGCGGCCGAAGGCCGAGACCGAGCCCGCGAGCTCTCCGGAGGGTCTCCCGGGCCAGCACTCAGCTCCCGCGCCAAAGGCGTTTGATCCAACCCCGCTCCAGCCTAGAGTGGCCCGACCCCACCCGGCGGGGCCCAGTCACCCGTTCCCGAGGGCCTCCCCGCACCCCTCTGGCCACTGTCGGCCTCTGCGGGGATGGAGCACGTCCGGAGTCCCCGCCTCGGCTCACCAACCCCGTCTTCTCCGCCAAACTCCCTTCGCCTTCCGAGAAGAGCGAGAGCTGCCCGGATTGTGCATCTCCTCGCCTCCGTCCCTTCAATCCCCGCTGTTCTCTCGGAACAGCCCTAGGAAAAATGGCACTAAGACGATGAGAAACAACTCAACCCACCCTCCaagtagtgcttttttttttctgggtcaaACACACCGATTTCCCTAGGAAAACGCAGGCAGGATGAGTCGCCCAGCTACCCCCTTCTGGACCCAGGGCTCACACAGAAGCAGTTCCGACCGAAAGGCAAGAACTTGTCCCAGGAGGTCATTTGCCTCCCCGACACCCCTCCTTTCGTCCTCAACAGATAAAAGCTGTGGCCCAGAAAGCGACCTCCAGAACTGCAACTAAACCCCAGATTTCGGCCCAGCCTTTGGAGACATTAAAGGCCACTCGAACATCATTCCAGACCTAGTCACGGAAGCGATGCCCGCCTCGCAGATTCACAGGGTTCTTAAAATGGTAATTTGGAGTAAAATGTAACTCAAAGAACTTTGAATCATTAACACCTTATAATTACTCTGCTAATTAGGTTGACACGGCACTTAATCAGGAGTAATACGGCGTCTTGTCACTGGCACTTCCCATTACTCTGACATTCAACAAGAGACAGGTTGGAGACGTCCTAGAGAAAATAATGCAAGTTGATACACTCCAAAGAGGCGTCACAGTCATGCTCCGGGTCCCAAGTGGATCCGCAGTGACTGTTTCCTTTCCAAATGAGCGCCCGCCGAAAGGGGCCGGGGGACAGGGGTGGACCGACTGCCGCGGGGCGCGGCAGGGGCGCGGGCTGCAGACCAGCCGCTATGGGTCCTGAGTCCCGCGCCCGCCCGACACCGCAGTGAACCGTGGCTGCCCCCGCCACCAGAGAACGCCTCGGGCATTAGCTCCCCCGTTCGGGAGAAAGCGTCTGGCCAGGCATTTTTTCCAGCACGGGCTCTCACTGGAGACCAGGCTGGGTCCCCAGCTTGGAGCCTCAGGCCTTGTCCTCCCCGAGAGTGCCTAGTGGACGCGGACCCGGCTGTGTCCCTCTCAGGGATCCACCGCCTGCCGGGCCGATCCCGAGCGCCTGGGTTCGTTGGGGGAGAAATCAGAGCCCAGAGCCGACCCGCCCGCTTATGCAAGGCTCCGGCGCCTGAAGTGACACACTTTTCTGTGGATTCCTTCAGGGATCTCCTTCCTCCGTTCTTAATGTCTTCGGACTATTCCCGCGCGCGTTTGGGGAGGCTGCCAGGGCGGCCGCGCTGGTGCCTAAAGGTAAGTCCCTTCCcgtcctcttttctctctctcttctgactTAAGAAAACGGGCAAAtccttgctacttttttttttctttctcccctttgGTTCCCTTTCTCTGGTCTCCCTCTGATCTCTTCCCCCCCTCTCCCTTTGCCCCGCACTCGTGATTGTGGACACCGGGACCACTGGACTCGGACGGAGTTCTGCTCAGGGCTACTGGCGCAGGGATGTGCGGGTTCTCAAAAGAGCAGCGGAGTCCGAGCCGAGTCCGCGCCGAGTCCGCTGACGGGTATGCGAGCGCTGCGCCTATTGGCTTCCGGCACGTCGGCGTCCTTCCCTCGCGCGGGCGCGGCCAATAGGGGCGCGGGGCCGGATGCGCGGCCTCGGCGACGGGGGCACGGGCCCGGCGCGGCGCGGCGCGGCGCGGGGAGCGGCGGCAGTGGCCGTGACGTCACGGGAGGGGGTCGGCGCCGCCCGCGAGCAGCCGGATTACAAGCGAACGCGCCCGGCAGCGGCCGGAGTCGCCCGGCATCGCGTCTCAGCCGCTTCCTCCGCCTGTGCCTGCTCCTTCTTGtcgtcctcctcttcctcttcggGTTGCCGCAGCCGCTGCGGCCGTGTCTGTCCCGCAACTTTCCAAGAAAGTTCAGAAACTCGGCTACCGGGCTGCCGAGTGGCGCACGGCTGCCACCTCGGGAGCCGCGGGGGAGTTCTGAGGGCGCGCGGCCGCCCGGGCTTCGCGGTCGCTGCACCTGCCGCGTccgccgccgccaccgctgcCGCCCGGTGCCAGGCAGTGGGCAGACCCCGGCaacggcggcagcggcggcggcggcggcggcttcGGCGTAGCTTCCCGCCGCCTGCGCCTTCGCCTTCGCCTGGGTCCTCcgcgccgccaccgccgccgccacGTGCGCAGTCGTTCTGGAGCGCAAGTTCCGAGCTTTCTCCGAAATTTTTTTAACTCCCCCAGCCCCCCGaatcttttttcttcctatccCTATTTTTTgcataagagaaaaaaagttgtGTCGAAAGTATCCACAGATTGCCACTTCCCAATtacccttccttctctccccgccccacttttttttttttttttttttttttttaagcggcGGCAACATTGTTtggtgtttattttgttttacgaTCGATAGCTTACTTCGCTGGTTCGGGGCGGCTGCTGAACGGCGGAGTGGCGTGGACCTCATGTAGAAATGACAACAATGGAAGGGGCCAGCGGGTCGAGTTTTGGAATAGACACGATTTTGTCCAGTGCCAGTTCAGGCAGCCCGGGCATGATGAATGGAGATTTCCGCCCGCTCGGTGAGGCCAGGACCGCGGATTTTAGAAGTCAGGCCACCCCATCTCCCTGTTCGGAGATTGATACTGTAGGGACGGCGCCTTCTTCTCCTATCTCAGTCACCATGGAGCCCCCGGAGCCGCATCTGGTAGCAGACGCGACCCAGcatcatcaccacctccaccacagccagcagccgccgccgccggccgCGGCCCCGACGCAAAGTTTGCAGCCTTCGCCCCAacagcagccgccgccgccgccacagCAGCCGCCGCCTCCCGCCCAGCAGCTGGGCTCGGCCTCCTCGGCCCCCAGGACTTCCAcgtcttcttttttaattaaggACATCTTGGGCGACAGCAAACCTCTGGCGGCATGTGCACCCTACAGCACCAGTGTATCCTCTCCCCACCACACCCCGAAGCAGGAGAGCAACGCAGTGCACGAGAGCTTCAGGCCAAAGCTCGAGCAGGAGGACAGCAAAACCAAACTCGACAAGCGGGAGGATTCCCAGAGCGACATCAAATGCCACGGTGAGTTCTGCCACCCGGCGCTCTCGGCCGTCTAGCTTGTCCTCCTGGTTCCCAATCTCCCCTTCAGCCTTCAGCAGATCTCTGCTGGGGAGCGATTCCAGGAGCTTCTCGGGCGACGGTCAAAAGACTGCAAGCTGAAGGGCGGCCTGGGCGTGCGATGTGGGGACTCTTCGAAGTTCTGTTTATTGTTCTACCCTACAACCTTCATGGCCATCCAGCTCCttcctttgttttatttaattttaatctatTGGGGGTTGAGGGGCGGCGGAGGGCATCCGTCAGGAAATACTTTTCGTTGATAAAAGGGATGGACTTCGGGTTTTTCTAGCCTAGACTTTGGGAATGGGaatggggggaggtgggagagagaaaCCACTTAGCTAGCGTGGGTGTGATCACAACCTGGTGTTTATTCTTTAGTGCAAGTGATttcaccccccccccccactttgTTTTCTTAACATCATCACAGGAATCATCGGTTTTAATGGAGGAAAAATTTCTGAGTTCATGAACAgagcaactttaaaaaaaaatagatcgtGGTTAGTATAGGGAAACCCGTAAAAATTTGTAATCAGTTTCTTAAAAGCAGCCTTCTTACCTTATGGCCTCAACTGAGTATCTGTATCCTACAAAGATTTTTGGCCTCTTACAAGTACTTAGGAGGTggcatttatgaaaataaaatcttatgaAATTGGATTAAtctcttttttgttaaaaaaaataagatgacaATGGAAATTGTCCTTCAACTCCGTTTTCCCATTTTCTCCTCAGAGAATTTCATAAGTAAATGTGGTAGTCTTTGCATGGCAAGAGTTTTAACATACCAGGAGagctttttcttcctttacagatacattgtttattattattgatcCTTGTTTTTCTGGTAAAGAAATGTACTGACTGTGTGAAAGGTAGGATGTTAGCTCCTCATTTTACTATTATAGCATTAGTATAATAGTGTCCAAAACAGATGTACAGTCTGGTCTGGCGATTTTTTATGCACCAACCTCCCCAGTGGGTCAATTAGAGAGATTATTGTTCTTCCTGCAGGGAAGATCAAGGAGCACTGCACAAACGGGTACAAACAGGGAGGGATTGACATATCGATTTCCCAGCATTTCAGTAAAAAACCAAAGTTGACAAATAGAATCCGGAAATCTCCATGCTGTCACCTGGATGGGCTCAGTGATTTTGAGCTCAACTCGGTGTCTGGGTGACATATTCTTTGTGAAGCTTTAAAAGACCTGATGCAGGTGACTTCAGAAAGCTTGATTCCAACATTTCCCAAGTGCATCTGAAAAAGTAAAACACCTATAACTTtcggaaaacagaaaaaagtaaaatgaaaaagatgctgcctcctcaaaaacaaacaaacaaaagagtagAGGGACCCTTTGAAAATCACCAAATCAGTGAAACAAAGTCATACTGAAAACAATAAAAGGGACAGCATCTCTCTCAATCAaggaaacaataacaaaataacccttttcagaagttttatttaaaaaaatttttactttttaacttccAACCATGTGAAGATCAGACACCCTTTTAGACCCCCTTTAGAACCTCCAAACAAGGTCCCATACTCTCCAGTCTGAAAACAATCCTCTTCCTCCACACAGGCTAAggcctgagtgtgtgtgtgttctaggGGTGGCAGAGTGTAGTCCCCCGAGGCCAGTAGTTGGCTTGGGAATGTGGAAGTGTATGCCAGGAGGACACTCGGTCCTTCCCCATTCCAGGCTAACTTACCACTGTGGCTGGGTTTCTATGGTAGGGACAAAGGAGGAAGGAGACCGGGAGATTACGAGTAGCCGTGAGAGTCCCCCTGTGAGAGCCAAGAAGCCTCGAAAAGCAAGGACAGCTTTTTCCGACCACCAGCTCAATCAACTGGAGCGTAGCTTTGAGCGGCAGAAGTACCTGAGCGTGCAGGATCGCATGGACCTGGCTGCAGCGCTCAACCTCACTGACACCCAAGTCAAGACCTGGTACCAGAACCGCAGGTAAGGGAGGCAGTTTGGGGGAGCAAAGGTGTCTGGCCATTTAAGTCATGATCATTATACCAATTTTCTTCCCTCCTGGCTTCCAGAGACTCTAAGGACTGAGAGTGACCCTGGAGTGGGCACTTGGGTGCTTTAAGGATGAGGCAGGGATGAGCCACACCCCCAAGGTGAGAGGGACGAAAGGGTAGCTGGAATTTGGACAATTTTGCACTTTTAAGTGCTTTAACAGGTGCTACTTTTCCTCTGAAATCCGAGCCGCTGGAATTCCCCCCACTTCATCCCCAAGTCAATGAAGCCACACCTTCTCAAATTGAGACATCTGTGCAGCTGACACTTAGGTCCAGAGAGCTTGCGTGGTGCCCCCCTTGGGCCCACCCCAGGCTGGTTCCAAAGGTTTGTAGCCGACAACACGGCCTGGCCCAGCTATTGCTATCTCCACAGAGCTGTCCCACCAGCCTCGGCGTAAATGTCCTTGCTTTGGCCTGTGAGGCGGCTGGGAGAAGCAGGATCCAAGCCTTGGTCAGTGTAGCTGCAGAGACTAGGAGAGCCCAGCTGGGTTAGAGTAGGTTTGGTAGCCGCAGGCTGTAGAGTCGGCGGCTGGCCAAGCATCCGGACAGGAGAAGGAGGGAGTGTGGGTCTGTCCCCTGTActggctgcctctgctgtctcAACATGGAGCTAGAGTGCTGCAGAGCCTGCCTGGCACTGCTCCTTCTCTAGAagggaaattaagaaagcaaaagtGGCTGGTAGTGCTCACAGGGCCGCGAAGTGTAGAGTGAAACCTGGGCAATCTGAGGCAgaggttttgctgtgttttcAAGCCTGGCGCTCATCTCCTTGTCTCGAttttctctccccctcctcttctcccGTTTGTGTTCTAATCGTCCATAAGTGCAGTTGGAAATGCCCATCCAGTTGTCATCTTTACcataattttctgtctcattacaTACGGTTTCAGCCACCCTAATTCTGTCGGAAAACATTAGTGTCATTTGTAGCCAATTTAAAATGGGCGACATGTTTATTAATTTGGCTGGAGCTGCCGGGTATGGATGGCCCACCAGCCCTGCGTTCCTTCATAAGGCATTTGAGCAAACGCCTGCTCTCTTCTTCCTAGCAGGGTGTGCAGTGGGGGAGGGAAGAGACTGAGCAAAGCTGATCACAGGTTTTAATTGTTACTTTATCTCTGAGGAGGAAATACCTTGAAATGCATTTCCCCTGTTCAGATGGCCAGGAGGTACTTTGCCCTTGGGAGAACCCTCCCTCAAATGAATTCCATTTTGAGACCTTGTTGCCATCCTCCCCTTAAGCCCCCTGCCCACTGTAAGGTCCTGTCAGGCTTAGGAGAGA
This window contains:
- the BARHL2 gene encoding barH-like 2 homeobox protein; amino-acid sequence: MTTMEGASGSSFGIDTILSSASSGSPGMMNGDFRPLGEARTADFRSQATPSPCSEIDTVGTAPSSPISVTMEPPEPHLVADATQHHHHLHHSQQPPPPAAAPTQSLQPSPQQQPPPPPQQPPPPAQQLGSASSAPRTSTSSFLIKDILGDSKPLAACAPYSTSVSSPHHTPKQESNAVHESFRPKLEQEDSKTKLDKREDSQSDIKCHGTKEEGDREITSSRESPPVRAKKPRKARTAFSDHQLNQLERSFERQKYLSVQDRMDLAAALNLTDTQVKTWYQNRRTKWKRQTAVGLELLAEAGNYSALQRMFPSPYFYHPSLLGSMDSTTAAAAAAAMYSSMYRTPPAPHPQLQRPLVPRVLIHGLGPGGQPALNPLSSPIPGTPHPR